A single region of the Oxyura jamaicensis isolate SHBP4307 breed ruddy duck chromosome 6, BPBGC_Ojam_1.0, whole genome shotgun sequence genome encodes:
- the INPP5F gene encoding phosphatidylinositide phosphatase SAC2: MELFQAQDHYILQSGERALWCSRRDGGLQLRAATDLLLAWNPICLGLVEGVIGKVQLHTDLPWWLLLIRQKALIGKLPGDHEVYKITKIAVIPLSETEPQDLELELCKKHHFGINKPEKITQSPDDSKFLLKTLTQIKSNVSAPNKKKIKESKEKERLEKRLLEELFKMFMDSDSFYYSLTYDLTNSVQRQSACKKPDLSLWRKVDDRFFWNKHMIEDLIITDNTEVDFWIIPIIQGFVQIEELVVNYSESSDDEKSSPETPPQESTCVDDIHPTFLVALISRRSRHRAGMRYKRRGVDKNGNVANYVETEQLIHVHNHTLSFVQTRGSVPVFWSQVGYRYNPRPRLDKSENETVSCFRAHFEEQLKNYKKQVIINLVDQTGREKIIGDAYLKQVLLYNNANLTYVSFDFHEHCRGMKFENVQTLTDAIHDIILDMKWCWVDQAGVICKQEGIFRVNCMDCLDRTNVVQAAIARVVMEQQLKKLGVMPPEQPLPVKCNRIYQIIWANNGDAISRQYAGTAALKGDFTRTGERKLAGVMKDGVNSANRYYLNRFRDAYRQAVIDLMQGIPVTEDLYSIFTKEKEHEALHKENLRSHQELVSQLLQSYMKLLLPDDEKFHGGWALIDCDPSLIDATHKDVDVLLLLSNSAYYVAYYDDEIDKVNQYQRLSLEALEKIEIGPEPTLFGKPKFSCMRLHYKYKDTSGYFHTLRAVVRNPEEDGKDTLQCIAEMLRITKQAMGLDVPIIEKKLERRSSKPHEDIIGIRSQNRGSLAQGKNYLLSKFSSLNQKVKQTKSNVNISNLRKLGSFTKPEVKVNFLKPNLKVNLWKSDSSLETLENPAVDTKVHAESDTEISDNDSFHSDDFLTNSKSDEDNQLTDSLENIGQTDYVLPSCGIIASAPRLGSRSQSISSTDMNISIHVPSEVHVTQASQSDSEDVPIPSADNAEMEFAKPIDVYCQRFVHDAQNKVSDVSEVEACSQEPHHMINKTSNNMCKKAESKAETIRDVPSRPSKLDVQSSQPNQLLAVEGTDLTKSHRSPGSASGILETGLHTTPSPADSSSSRAVSPFAKIRSSMVQVANITQAGLTQGINFAVAKVQKSPAESEAINEVKQKELKEMFTQCQTRIIQI, translated from the exons ATTTGCCATGGTGGCTGCTTCTAATTCGTCAGAAAGCATTGATTGGCAAGCTCCCAGGGGACCATGAGGTATACAAAATAACAAAGATCGCAGTGATTCcactttctgaaacagaacCTCAGGATCTGGAATTGGAG CTTTGTAAAAAACATCACTTTGGGATAAACAAGCCAGAGAAGATTACACAGTCCCCAGATGACTCAAAATTTCTGCTGAAGACTCTTACtcaaattaaatcaaatgtGTCTGCtccaaataaaaagaag attaaagaaagcaaagagaaagagaggctggagaagagaCTATTGGAGGAGTTGTTCAAAATGTTCATGGATTCAGATTCTTTTTACTACAGCCTTACCTATGACCTAACAAATTCTGTGCAGAGACAGAGTGCGTGTAAGAAACCTGACTTGTCACTGTGGCGAAAA gttGATGACAGATTCTTTTGGAACAAGCACATGATTGAAGATCTCATAATCACTGAT AATACTGAAGTGGACTTCTGGATTATACCCATCATACAAGGATTTGTGCAAATTGAAGAACTTGTAGTAAACTATAGTGAGTCTTCCGATGATGAGAAGAGCAGTCCTGAAACTCCCCCTCAGGAATCAACTTGTGTAGATGACATTCACCCAACATTTCTGGTGGCGCTTATTTCACGGAGGAGTCGGCACAGAGCTG GAATGCGGTACAAGCGACGAGGTGTTGATAAAAATGGAAACGTGGCAAATTATGTTGAGACAGAACAACTGATTCATGTTCATAACCACACTCTTTCTTTTGTACAAACAAGAGGCTCTGTGCCTGTCTTCTGGAGCCAAGTTGGATATAGATACAACCCACGGCCCCGACTGGACAAGA GTGAAAATGAAACAGTGTCCTGTTTTCGTGCACATTTtgaagaacagctgaaaaattacaaaaagcag GTCATTATTAATTTGGTGGATCAGACGGGCAGAGAGAAGATTATTGGAGATGCTTACCTTAAACAAGTTCTTCTGTACAACAATGCAAATTTGACTTATGTTTCATTTGACTTTCATGAGCACTG ccGAGGAATGAAGTTTGAAAATGTTCAAACACTGACTGATGCCATTCATGATATTATTCTTGACATGAAGTGGTGTTG gGTTGATCAAGCTGGTGTGATTTGTAAACAGGAAGGGATCTTTCGAGTTAACTGCATGGACTGTCTGGATCGTACCAACGTAGTGCAGGCTGCTATTGCAAGAGTGGTCATGGAACAGCAG CTCAAAAAACTGGGTGTGATGCCACCAGAACAGCCTTTGCCGGTGAAATGCAACAGAATCTACCAGATAATCTGGGCAAACAATGGAGATGCCATAAGCAGGCAGTatgctggcacagcagcctTGAAG GGCGACTTCACAAGAACTGGTGAAAGGAAGCTGGCAGGGGTAATGAAGGATGGAGTCAATTCTGCAAACAGATATTACCTGAATCGTTTCAGGGATGCTTATAGGCAAGCAGTCATAG ATTTGATGCAGGGTATCCCTGTAACGGAGGATCTCTACTCCATCttcacaaaagagaaagagcatGAAGCCCTCCACAAGGAGAACCTGAGAAGCCACCAGGAACTGGTTAGCCAGCTGTTGCAGAGCTACAtgaaactgctgctgccagatgATGAAAAATTCCACGGAGGATGGGCACTCATTGACTGTGACCCAAG tCTCATTGATGCCACTCATAAAGATGTGGATGTTCTGCTGTTACTTTCTAACTCTGCCTACTACGTGGCCTA TTATGATGATGAAATTGACAAGGTGAATCAGTACCAAAGGTTAAGCCTTgaagctttggaaaaaatagaaatag GTCCTGAGCCTACTCTCTTTGGCAAACCCAAGTTCTCGTGCATGAGGCTGCATTACAAATACAAGGACACGAGTGGGTATTTTCACACACTTAGAGCTGTGGTACGCAACCCAGAAGAAGATGGAAAAG ACACTCTTCAGTGCATTGCAGAAATGCTGCGAATCACAAAGCAAGCAATGGGATTAGATGTGCCCATTATTGAGAAAAAGCTAGAGAG gaGGAGTAGTAAACCTCATGAAGACATCATTGGCATTCGGTCTCAGAACAGAGGATCCCTGGCCCAAGGCAAGAATTATTTACTGAGCAAGTTCTCGTCTCTCAAccaaaaagtgaaacaaactAAATCCAACGTAAACATCAGCAATCTTCGGAAGTTAGGCAGCTTTACCAAACCTGAAGTAAAAGtcaattttttaaaaccaaatttgAAAGTTAATCTTTGGAAATCAGATAGCAGCCTTGAAACTTTAGAGAACCCAGCGGTCGATACTAAAGTTCATGCTGAATCTGATACAGAAATATCCGATAATGATTCATTCCACTCAGATGATTTCCTGACCAATTCTAAGTCTGATGAGGACAACCAGCTAACTGACTCTCTAGAGAACATAGGGCAGACAGATTACGTGCTGCCTAGCTGTGGTATCATTGCTTCAGCTCCTCGGTTGGGTAGTCGTTCCCAGTCTATAAGCAGCACTGACATGAACATCAGCATTCACGTTCCGTCTGAGGTCCATGTCACTCAAGCCAGCCAGTCGGACTCTGAAGACGTACCCATACCTTCAGCTGACAACGCGGAGATGGAGTTTGCCAAGCCCATTGATGTGTACTGCCAGAGGTTTGTACACGACGCCCAGAACAAGGTGTCGGATGTCTCAGAGGTAGAGGCTTGTTCTCAAGAGCCGCATCACATgataaataaaaccagcaatAATATGtgtaaaaaagcagaaagcaaggcTGAAACCATCAGAGACGTTCCTTCCAGACCATCCAAGCTGGACGTACAGTCTTCTCAGCCAAATCAGCTCTTAGCTGTTGAAGGGACTGACTTGACTAAATCTCATAGAAGCCCGGGGTCTGCATCTGGTATCCTTGAGACAGGACTTCACACGACTCCTTCTCCAGCTGacagtagcagcagcagagctgtctctcCTTTTGCTAAAATTCGCAGTTCCATGGTCCAGGTTGCTAACATCACGCAAGCAGGGTTGACTCAAGGGATTAATTTTGCTGTGGCAAAGGTTCAGAAGAGCCCTGCAGAATCAGAAGCTATAAATGAAGTCAAgcaaaaagaactgaaagaaatgtttacaCAATGCCAGACACGAATAATTCAAATTTAG